A region from the Desulfosoma sp. genome encodes:
- a CDS encoding double-cubane-cluster-containing anaerobic reductase, with protein MTGRYEAMWEKLNLDLDAHASLLEVLGKFYGDIYLNQQGRLRGMEYLDFVLSEIHGLRIQELQEARAQGRKVIGTFCVFVPEEIVWAADAIQVGLCAGAEAGTEAAEKILPRNTCALIKSFVGFKLSRLCPFIESCDMVVGETTCDGKKKAYEIFSDYAPVYVMEIPQMKGAADRALWKEEVLRFKQAVENLTGVTITAERLRKAIELINRRRRVLQRLNQLRAAKPVPISGRDVLLINQVSFYDDPERFTQKIEELCNELEEKVRRGEGVADGAVRVMLSGCPMAIPNWKLPYIIESSGAVVVGEESCIGTRNTRDLVDESGTTLEELLDALVDRYMKIDCACFTPNTERLDHIVDMARELEVKGVIHYGLSFCQPYAIESYKVEKALSKAGIPMLAIETDYSMEDVEQLKTRVEAFVEMIR; from the coding sequence ATGACGGGACGGTACGAAGCCATGTGGGAAAAGTTGAATCTCGATCTGGATGCTCATGCATCCCTGCTGGAGGTTTTAGGAAAGTTTTATGGAGATATCTACCTGAACCAGCAGGGACGACTTCGAGGCATGGAGTATTTGGATTTTGTCCTGTCCGAGATTCACGGGTTGCGTATTCAAGAACTGCAGGAAGCACGCGCTCAAGGACGAAAGGTTATCGGGACCTTTTGTGTTTTTGTTCCTGAAGAAATCGTGTGGGCCGCCGATGCTATTCAGGTAGGGCTATGTGCAGGAGCGGAAGCCGGAACGGAAGCCGCCGAAAAGATCCTTCCTCGTAACACGTGCGCTCTTATCAAATCTTTTGTGGGATTCAAACTCTCACGTCTGTGCCCTTTCATTGAATCGTGCGACATGGTGGTGGGAGAAACAACGTGTGACGGCAAGAAGAAGGCTTATGAAATTTTTTCAGACTATGCGCCGGTTTACGTGATGGAAATTCCCCAGATGAAGGGCGCCGCCGACAGAGCGTTATGGAAAGAGGAGGTTTTGCGTTTCAAGCAAGCCGTAGAGAATTTGACCGGCGTTACAATCACGGCGGAAAGATTACGGAAAGCCATTGAGCTTATCAATCGGCGTCGGCGGGTGCTTCAACGGCTTAATCAATTGCGGGCCGCTAAGCCTGTGCCTATTTCTGGTCGCGATGTGCTGCTCATTAACCAAGTGAGTTTTTACGACGACCCGGAGCGATTCACCCAGAAGATCGAAGAGCTTTGTAACGAATTGGAAGAAAAAGTTCGGCGCGGTGAAGGGGTGGCGGATGGCGCCGTTCGAGTTATGCTCTCCGGATGTCCTATGGCCATACCCAACTGGAAACTTCCCTATATCATCGAATCCTCCGGAGCCGTGGTGGTGGGTGAAGAATCCTGTATCGGGACTCGAAACACTCGGGATCTCGTAGACGAATCGGGCACGACGCTTGAAGAACTTCTCGACGCTCTGGTGGACCGCTACATGAAAATCGATTGTGCGTGTTTTACACCCAATACGGAGCGGCTGGACCATATCGTGGACATGGCGCGGGAATTGGAGGTAAAGGGCGTCATTCATTATGGTCTATCTTTTTGTCAGCCCTATGCCATAGAGAGCTACAAGGTTGAAAAGGCTCTTAGTAAGGCGGGCATACCCATGCTGGCCATCGAAACGGATTACAGCATGGAGGATGTGGAGCAGCTGAAGACAAGGGTGGAAGCTTTCGTGGAAATGATTCGGTGA